One uncultured Caproiciproducens sp. DNA segment encodes these proteins:
- the dnaJ gene encoding molecular chaperone DnaJ — MADKRDFYEVMGVPKNATDDEIKKAYRKLAKQYHPDLNPGDQTAEAKFKEVNEAYEVLSDKDKKARYDQFGHAGVDPNFGGGSPFTGDIDLGDIFNSFFGGGFGGGRSANPNAPRRGSDTEATVNISFEEAAKGCKKNVSFQKIETCDDCGGSGAKKGTSAKTCPNCNGTGQVRINQRTPFGVVQTSRSCDRCGGAGKIIDSPCGTCGGTGRVRKQKTIEINIPAGIDNEQILSVGGQGNSGTNGGPGGDLRVYVNVRPHPIFERRGNDVWCEVPITYTQAALGAEVVVPTIDGRVSYQVREGTQPGDVFKLKGKGIPRIGGHGRGDQFVRMTIEVPKNLTQKQKSILQEFDSVAEEKNYQKRKNFIDKIKDMFGE; from the coding sequence TTGGCTGATAAAAGGGATTTTTATGAGGTTATGGGCGTACCCAAAAATGCCACGGATGACGAGATCAAAAAGGCTTACCGCAAGCTAGCGAAGCAGTATCACCCGGATTTGAACCCGGGCGATCAGACAGCCGAGGCAAAATTCAAAGAGGTAAATGAAGCATACGAAGTGCTTTCCGATAAGGATAAAAAAGCGCGCTACGATCAATTCGGTCACGCGGGCGTTGACCCCAATTTCGGCGGCGGCAGCCCGTTTACCGGCGATATTGATCTGGGCGACATATTCAACAGCTTCTTCGGCGGCGGCTTTGGCGGCGGGCGTTCCGCAAACCCGAACGCTCCGCGGCGCGGCAGTGATACCGAGGCGACGGTGAACATAAGCTTTGAAGAAGCGGCAAAGGGCTGCAAGAAAAATGTATCCTTTCAAAAAATTGAAACCTGTGATGACTGCGGCGGCAGCGGTGCGAAAAAAGGCACATCCGCAAAAACCTGTCCGAACTGCAACGGTACAGGACAGGTTCGCATTAACCAGCGCACACCGTTTGGCGTGGTGCAGACAAGCAGAAGCTGCGACCGCTGCGGCGGCGCCGGAAAGATCATTGACAGTCCCTGCGGAACCTGCGGCGGAACCGGCCGCGTACGCAAACAAAAGACAATTGAAATTAATATTCCGGCGGGTATTGACAACGAACAGATTCTCAGCGTGGGCGGTCAGGGGAACTCCGGAACAAACGGAGGCCCGGGCGGCGATTTGCGCGTTTATGTAAATGTGCGTCCGCATCCCATCTTCGAGCGGCGCGGAAATGATGTGTGGTGCGAGGTGCCGATTACCTATACACAGGCTGCACTTGGCGCCGAGGTGGTTGTACCGACCATTGACGGCCGCGTCAGCTATCAGGTGCGCGAGGGCACGCAGCCCGGCGACGTTTTCAAGCTGAAAGGCAAGGGAATTCCGCGTATCGGCGGGCACGGGCGCGGCGACCAGTTTGTGCGCATGACGATTGAAGTGCCGAAAAATTTGACGCAGAAACAGAAGTCGATTTTACAGGAATTTGACAGTGTCGCCGAAGA